In a single window of the Scophthalmus maximus strain ysfricsl-2021 chromosome 18, ASM2237912v1, whole genome shotgun sequence genome:
- the LOC118290697 gene encoding uncharacterized protein LOC118290697 gives MAGTALIGMGLLLLLSFIRAGVDGLIFAESGYDITFPCEEDTVCFHKWKIGTGRGQYIAIVSNGEIQRDQSEEEKCTLRFKDLTAEDVGRHHCQTGSNGSSPRDTHLAAPVLNLLPAKTVSLQCVFLTFVDQRHCYTVKRQWVRLTWVDVSGAKIQEDSQHQIIERSSCDITLTVKHQRPENKKFRCQARVADQVLTSVEFRVRAPALKGKGRGIAVDLEPEGQGRNQDTVGAAVGVVGCVVVTAVAAVFVLNRRRTNSQLPSEVQSSTNNVTNTDDVIYADIIVPIGSDRVWVNECETTEYACVR, from the exons ATGGCTGGAACCGCTCTGATTGGgatggggctgctgctgctgctctcttttATCAGAGCAG GTGTGGATGGTCTGATATTCGCAGAAAGTGGTTATGATATTACATTTCCATGTGAGGAAGACACAGTCTGCTTTCATAAATGGAAGATCGGCACAGGCAGAGGTCAATACATTGCCATAGTCAGTAATGGAGAGATCCAGAGAGACCaatcagaggaagagaaatgcaCGCTACGATTCAAAGATCTCACAGCAGAGGACGTTGGACGCCATCACTGCCAAACAGGGTCGAATGGCTCCTCTCCTCGTGACA CCCATTTAGCTGCCCCAGTGTTAAACCTCCTGCCGGCCAAAACAGTATCACTGCAGTGTGTTTTCCTCACTTTCGTGGACCAGCGCCATTGCTACACCGTGAAAAGACAGTGGGTCAGGCTGACGTGGGTGGATGTATCCGGCGCCAAGATACAAGAAGACTCCCAGCATCAGATAATTGAGCGGTCCTCTTGTGATATAACTCTGACTGTGAAACACCAACGTCCTGAAAACAAGAAGTTTAGGTGCCAGGCAAGAGTGGCCGATCAAGTCCTGACTTCAGTGGAGTTTCGGGTCAGAGCCCCAG CTCTTAAAGGGAAGGGAAGAGGCATTGCCGTAGATCTGGAACCCGAAGGTCAAG GACGCAACCAGGACACGGTCGGGGCAGCTGTGGGGGTGGTAGGCTGTGTGGTTGTGACAGCGGTGGCTGCAGTGTTTGTTCTGAACCGAAGAAGAACAA ACAGCCAGCTGCCCAGTGAGGTCCAGTCCAGTACCAACAAC gTCACGAACACAGATGATGTCATCTATGCTGACATTATTGTCCCCATTGGCTCTGACAGAGTCTGGGTCAACGAGTGTGAGACCACTGAATACGCCTGTGTCCGATAG